From one Fodinicurvata sp. EGI_FJ10296 genomic stretch:
- the rpoN gene encoding RNA polymerase factor sigma-54, with translation MALTQRLDLRQSQQLVMTPQLQQAIKLLQLSNLELVEYIDQAVEQNPLLERGRAEDEGQSPDDRGMADYAPPEPEARSDDADRTGLDVLTSSEHLRPDNDGPLDVGSDDFNSDFGPGDGQQGNPGEATPEYKENWGNGGSRDFDGTHPEIDEFLAGEITLRDHLTGQINVDISEPLIRRVALHLLEYLDDAGYFGGSEDEIARELTVSVTIVGTALHRVQQLDPPGIFARTLRECLAIQLAGKDRLDPAMSALLDHLPLLAKRDYATLTRLCGVDMEDMSAMVAEIRALNPRPAARFGAAPVHTVTPDILMSRKADGSWLIELNPETLPRVLVNRPYYQEVSQSMTEKSDKEYLSECMASANWLVKSLHQRQTTILKVAGEIIRQQSPFFESGVRALKPLVLKDIADAIGMHESTVSRVTSNKFMATPRGVFELKYFFTSSIQGADGGVAHSAEAVRSRIKALVDAETSDTVLSDDRIVEILRADGVDIARRTIAKYREALRIPSSVQRRREKGIRP, from the coding sequence ATGGCGCTCACACAACGACTTGATCTGAGGCAGTCGCAGCAACTTGTGATGACGCCCCAGTTGCAGCAGGCCATCAAGCTGCTGCAACTGTCGAATCTCGAACTGGTCGAGTATATCGATCAGGCTGTGGAGCAGAATCCGTTGCTCGAACGGGGCCGTGCCGAGGATGAGGGACAGTCGCCCGACGACCGCGGCATGGCCGACTATGCGCCGCCCGAGCCCGAAGCCAGGAGCGATGACGCGGATCGCACCGGTCTCGACGTGCTGACATCGTCTGAACATCTGAGGCCCGACAACGACGGCCCGCTCGATGTCGGGTCGGACGACTTCAACAGCGACTTCGGCCCCGGCGACGGTCAGCAGGGCAATCCCGGCGAGGCCACACCGGAATACAAGGAAAACTGGGGTAACGGCGGCTCCCGGGACTTCGACGGCACCCACCCGGAAATCGATGAATTTCTTGCCGGCGAGATTACGCTGCGCGACCACCTGACAGGCCAGATCAATGTCGATATCAGCGAGCCCCTGATCCGGCGCGTCGCCCTCCATCTCCTGGAGTATCTGGACGATGCCGGCTATTTTGGGGGTTCGGAAGATGAAATCGCCCGCGAACTGACGGTGTCCGTCACGATCGTCGGGACAGCCCTGCACCGGGTTCAGCAGCTCGATCCTCCGGGGATTTTTGCGCGGACGCTTCGGGAATGCCTGGCTATTCAACTCGCCGGAAAAGATCGGCTCGACCCTGCGATGTCGGCGCTGCTGGATCACCTGCCGCTGCTGGCGAAACGCGACTACGCCACCCTGACGCGGCTATGCGGCGTCGACATGGAAGACATGTCAGCCATGGTGGCGGAGATCAGGGCGCTGAACCCCCGCCCGGCGGCACGATTCGGCGCAGCCCCAGTTCATACGGTGACTCCCGACATTCTCATGTCGCGCAAGGCCGATGGCAGCTGGCTGATCGAATTGAACCCTGAAACGCTGCCCCGGGTGCTCGTCAACCGCCCCTATTATCAGGAGGTGTCGCAGTCGATGACGGAGAAGAGCGACAAGGAATACCTTTCCGAGTGCATGGCGTCGGCCAACTGGCTGGTGAAGTCGCTCCACCAGCGCCAGACCACGATTCTCAAGGTTGCCGGCGAAATCATCCGTCAGCAATCGCCCTTTTTCGAAAGCGGCGTTCGGGCGCTGAAGCCTCTGGTGCTCAAAGACATCGCCGATGCGATCGGCATGCACGAAAGCACGGTCAGCCGCGTGACCTCCAACAAGTTCATGGCGACGCCGCGCGGCGTCTTCGAGCTGAAATATTTCTTTACCTCCTCCATCCAGGGTGCGGATGGCGGCGTGGCTCATTCGGCCGAGGCCGTAAGATCGCGGATCAAGGCACTCGTCGACGCCGAAACGAGCGATACGGTGCTGTCGGATGATCGAATCGTCGAAATTCTTCGGGCAGACGGTGTCGACATCGCCCGTCGAACGATAGCAAAGTATCGCGAAGCGCTTCGCATACCGTCATCGGTCCAGAGGCGCCGCGAAAAGGGGATACGACCTTGA
- the raiA gene encoding ribosome-associated translation inhibitor RaiA produces the protein MQLTVKGKQLDVGDALRTHVETELTEITEKYFSNPIQASVVFTKTAHLYRTDIAVHVGRDIHMNAQAEADAPYAACDKAVEKIAKRLRRYKRRLRDHHRDVGSTGEVMAAHAYVLEAEPEAESDDYNEPDHPVIVAETPTDIETLTVPQAVMRLDLADLPALMFRNPKQGNLNMVYRRPDGNIGWVDPQVSGSQDTETAAK, from the coding sequence ATGCAGCTTACGGTCAAGGGCAAACAGCTCGATGTAGGCGATGCTCTCCGCACACATGTGGAAACTGAGCTCACCGAGATTACGGAGAAATATTTCTCCAATCCGATACAGGCGTCCGTCGTTTTCACCAAGACGGCCCATCTCTATCGGACCGATATTGCTGTGCATGTCGGCCGCGACATTCATATGAATGCGCAGGCCGAAGCCGACGCTCCCTATGCCGCATGCGACAAGGCCGTCGAGAAGATCGCCAAGCGGCTGCGCCGCTACAAGCGCCGGCTGCGCGATCACCACCGGGACGTTGGTTCGACGGGCGAGGTCATGGCAGCCCACGCCTATGTCCTCGAGGCAGAGCCCGAGGCCGAAAGCGATGACTACAACGAACCGGATCATCCGGTCATCGTGGCCGAGACGCCGACGGATATCGAAACCCTGACCGTCCCGCAGGCCGTCATGCGCCTCGACCTGGCTGACCTGCCGGCTCTGATGTTCCGCAATCCCAAACAGGGAAACCTGAATATGGTCTATCGTCGGCCGGACGGGAATATCGGTTGGGTCGATCCTCAGGTCTCAGGCTCGCAAGACACCGAGACTGCAGCAAAGTGA
- the ptsN gene encoding PTS IIA-like nitrogen regulatory protein PtsN: MVDFVTPASIIPVLRGTSKKQVLQELARHAATVTGLRERAIFDVLLDREKLGTTGVGRGVAIPHGKLPQLTSVHGFVAKLEKPIDFDAVDDAPVDLIFMLLAPEKAGADHLKALAKVSRLLRDPALCQKLRGCETSDAIFAVIASQLDASAA, encoded by the coding sequence ATGGTGGACTTCGTAACGCCGGCCAGCATCATCCCGGTCCTGAGGGGTACCAGCAAGAAGCAGGTATTGCAGGAATTGGCCCGGCACGCCGCCACTGTAACGGGGCTGCGTGAACGGGCCATTTTCGACGTCCTGCTGGACCGCGAAAAACTGGGCACCACGGGTGTCGGCCGCGGTGTCGCGATACCGCACGGCAAACTGCCGCAACTGACCAGTGTTCACGGATTTGTTGCCAAGCTTGAAAAGCCGATCGACTTCGACGCTGTGGACGACGCTCCGGTCGATCTGATTTTCATGCTGCTGGCGCCTGAAAAAGCCGGCGCCGATCACCTCAAAGCCCTCGCCAAGGTCTCGCGCCTGTTGCGGGACCCCGCCTTGTGCCAGAAACTGCGGGGCTGCGAGACGAGCGATGCGATTTTTGCCGTGATCGCGTCCCAACTCGACGCCAGCGCGGCCTGA
- a CDS encoding DUF1150 family protein: MQSQDVKTTMELSRHMSPTDFAAYGTQEIAYVKTIDQEGSTAFAVHAADGTQLTVMTERDQAFAVIRQNDLEPVSAH; encoded by the coding sequence ATGCAATCCCAGGATGTGAAGACGACGATGGAACTGAGCCGGCATATGTCGCCGACGGATTTCGCGGCTTATGGCACGCAGGAAATCGCCTATGTGAAGACCATCGATCAGGAGGGCTCAACAGCCTTCGCCGTGCATGCCGCGGATGGCACGCAGCTGACCGTGATGACGGAACGCGATCAGGCTTTCGCCGTGATTCGCCAAAACGATCTGGAGCCGGTCAGCGCCCATTGA
- a CDS encoding Hsp20 family protein: MNRISVFNSPLMVGFEQFERALDRVAKSSSDGYPPYNIERLDDDHLRIVLAVAGFRKDEIQVQVNANQLGIRGRQIDESSTRVFLHRGIAARQFQKSFVLAEGLEVVGAVLADGLLSIDLKRPEPEDSVRTIPIEVPEASPESAIAETFLNGNGTGLNGNGTGNGPGAAE, encoded by the coding sequence GTGAACAGGATTTCGGTATTCAACAGCCCCCTGATGGTGGGGTTCGAGCAGTTCGAGCGGGCCCTTGATCGTGTGGCGAAATCGTCGTCGGACGGATACCCGCCTTATAACATCGAACGGCTTGATGACGACCATTTGCGCATCGTGCTGGCCGTGGCGGGCTTCCGGAAAGATGAGATACAGGTTCAGGTAAACGCGAACCAGTTGGGCATCCGCGGACGTCAGATCGATGAGTCGTCAACCAGGGTATTCCTTCATCGCGGCATTGCCGCTCGTCAGTTCCAGAAGTCGTTCGTCCTGGCCGAGGGCCTGGAGGTGGTCGGCGCGGTGCTGGCAGATGGACTGTTGTCGATAGATCTCAAACGTCCGGAACCCGAGGATTCGGTTCGGACGATTCCGATCGAAGTGCCCGAGGCCTCTCCGGAATCCGCGATTGCCGAGACATTCCTCAACGGGAACGGGACTGGCCTTAACGGGAACGGGACTGGCAACGGACCGGGGGCGGCAGAGTGA
- a CDS encoding class I SAM-dependent methyltransferase yields the protein MHNEHYKSEYTTDFVSRWDDLIGWEGRQKAENGFFENILKKHGCEYVCDNAAGTGYHAITLAQQGFKAVATDGARTMVTKIKENAERLNVKLAGAETVEWADLDTHYGAEHFDAHLCLGNAFTHLFEHEARLESLKAMFRSLKPGGVLALDHRNYDSILDNGFSTKHQFYYTGDEVDARPVEISDKVCRFEYSYADGSKYHLNMFPLRQKYVRDLLTEAGFEQIQTFGDFKANFNDEEADFIQQIAVKPGKLSSNGRG from the coding sequence ATGCACAACGAACATTATAAAAGCGAATATACGACCGACTTCGTTTCCCGTTGGGACGACCTCATCGGGTGGGAAGGCCGGCAGAAGGCCGAAAACGGCTTTTTTGAAAACATCCTGAAGAAGCACGGCTGCGAATATGTCTGCGACAACGCCGCGGGCACGGGCTACCATGCCATTACGCTGGCGCAGCAGGGCTTCAAGGCCGTCGCCACCGACGGCGCGCGCACCATGGTCACCAAGATCAAGGAAAACGCCGAGCGGTTGAACGTCAAGCTCGCAGGTGCCGAGACCGTGGAATGGGCCGATCTGGACACCCATTACGGCGCCGAGCATTTCGACGCGCATCTCTGCCTGGGCAACGCCTTCACTCACCTTTTCGAGCATGAGGCGCGCCTGGAAAGCCTCAAGGCGATGTTCCGCTCGCTCAAGCCCGGCGGCGTGCTGGCGCTCGACCACAGGAACTACGACAGCATTCTCGACAACGGTTTCTCGACCAAGCACCAGTTCTACTACACGGGTGACGAGGTCGATGCCCGCCCGGTCGAGATTTCCGACAAGGTCTGCCGTTTCGAGTATTCCTATGCCGACGGTAGCAAGTACCACCTGAACATGTTCCCGCTGCGTCAGAAATACGTCCGCGACCTTCTGACCGAGGCCGGCTTCGAGCAGATCCAGACGTTCGGCGACTTCAAGGCGAACTTCAACGACGAAGAAGCCGATTTCATCCAGCAGATCGCCGTCAAGCCCGGGAAGCTCAGCAGCAACGGACGGGGGTAA
- a CDS encoding methyltransferase domain-containing protein: MANAKTDARGSSPGLSDKISSVVEEAQRYYDGAADAIYRDIWGENIHIGYFDSPDESLQAAMRRSNEKMAEPAGLTTDHYVLDVGCGYGALARFLAQQFGCRVLATNISDKELEWGRQLTADQGLSDKVAFDWADFHDLPYDDATFDYYWSQEAFLHAADKQRVLDEAARVLKPGGSLVFTDLLVRSGTSAADRERIYDRVKSPDMWDRSDYISALGDAGFTVTRQEDWSDNVAPTYAFVRNQLEGRRDEFESRIGKDVVDRTSTALKFWVDSANAGKIGWEYFIARKD; this comes from the coding sequence ATGGCTAATGCCAAGACCGATGCCCGGGGATCTTCCCCGGGCCTGTCCGACAAGATCTCCAGCGTCGTGGAAGAAGCGCAGCGGTACTATGACGGTGCCGCCGACGCGATCTACCGTGATATCTGGGGCGAAAACATCCATATCGGATATTTCGACTCGCCGGATGAAAGCCTTCAGGCAGCCATGCGGCGGTCGAACGAAAAGATGGCCGAACCGGCCGGATTGACGACCGACCATTATGTTCTCGACGTCGGCTGCGGTTACGGCGCCCTGGCACGGTTTCTCGCGCAGCAGTTCGGCTGCCGCGTGCTGGCGACGAACATTTCCGACAAGGAACTGGAATGGGGCCGTCAACTGACCGCGGACCAGGGTTTGTCCGACAAGGTTGCGTTCGACTGGGCCGATTTCCACGACCTGCCTTACGATGACGCGACGTTCGACTATTACTGGTCGCAGGAAGCCTTTCTGCACGCTGCCGACAAACAGCGCGTGCTGGACGAGGCGGCGCGGGTTCTGAAGCCGGGCGGAAGCTTGGTGTTTACAGACCTGCTGGTTCGCTCGGGCACATCTGCCGCCGACCGCGAGCGGATCTACGACCGCGTGAAATCGCCGGATATGTGGGATCGCAGCGATTACATAAGCGCCCTGGGCGATGCCGGTTTCACGGTTACACGCCAGGAGGACTGGTCCGACAACGTCGCACCTACCTATGCGTTTGTCCGGAACCAGCTGGAAGGGCGTCGTGACGAGTTCGAATCCCGGATTGGTAAGGATGTCGTCGATCGCACGTCGACAGCCTTGAAATTCTGGGTCGATAGTGCGAATGCAGGTAAGATCGGCTGGGAATACTTCATAGCCCGCAAGGACTGA
- the metK gene encoding methionine adenosyltransferase — protein MARQFILSSESVSEGHPDKMADKISDSVLDAILEQDPKARVACETMVTTGLVILAGEITTTAQVDYQKIARETVRDIGYTDSRMGFDCDTCGVMVALDKQSPDIAQGVDEGAGLDLDQGAGDQGLMFGYACRETDELMPMPIQLSHQLTNRHAMLRKDGTLKWARPDAKSQVSVVYEGDRPISVDTVVLSTQHDEEVTYDELKESVIEQIIKPVIPANMITKDTKYLVNPTGRFVIGGPMGDCGLTGRKIIVDTYGGLGRHGGGAFSGKDPSKVDRSAAYAARYVAKNVVAAGLADRCEVQLAYAIGWSQPVSVHVDTFGTGKIAEVTIEKLIREHFDLRPKGIVKMLDLLRPIYRKSASGGHFGRPEPEFSWEKTDRADALRQAAASAAE, from the coding sequence ATGGCCAGACAATTCATTCTCTCTTCGGAATCCGTTTCCGAAGGTCATCCCGACAAGATGGCGGACAAGATTTCCGACAGCGTTCTCGACGCCATCCTCGAGCAGGACCCCAAGGCGCGTGTGGCATGCGAGACCATGGTCACCACCGGTCTGGTGATTCTGGCCGGCGAAATCACGACGACCGCGCAGGTCGACTATCAGAAGATCGCCCGCGAAACCGTGCGCGACATCGGCTATACCGACAGCCGGATGGGCTTTGATTGCGATACCTGCGGCGTCATGGTCGCGCTGGACAAGCAGTCGCCCGATATCGCGCAGGGCGTTGACGAAGGCGCCGGCCTCGATCTCGATCAGGGCGCGGGCGACCAGGGCCTGATGTTCGGTTATGCGTGCCGCGAGACCGATGAATTGATGCCGATGCCGATCCAGCTTTCGCATCAGCTGACCAACCGGCACGCGATGCTGCGCAAGGACGGCACCCTGAAATGGGCGCGTCCCGACGCCAAGTCGCAGGTTTCGGTGGTCTATGAAGGCGATCGCCCGATCTCGGTCGACACGGTCGTCCTGTCGACGCAGCACGACGAAGAAGTCACCTATGACGAGCTGAAAGAGTCCGTCATCGAGCAGATCATCAAGCCGGTCATCCCGGCGAACATGATCACCAAGGATACGAAATATCTGGTCAACCCGACCGGCCGTTTCGTCATCGGCGGACCAATGGGCGATTGCGGCCTGACCGGCCGCAAGATCATCGTCGACACCTATGGCGGTCTCGGCCGTCACGGCGGCGGCGCCTTCTCCGGCAAGGACCCGTCCAAGGTCGACCGTTCAGCCGCTTATGCGGCACGCTACGTTGCGAAGAACGTCGTTGCTGCCGGCCTCGCCGACCGTTGCGAAGTTCAGCTCGCCTACGCCATTGGCTGGTCGCAGCCGGTTTCGGTCCATGTCGATACGTTCGGCACCGGCAAGATCGCCGAGGTCACGATCGAGAAGCTCATCCGCGAGCATTTCGACCTTCGCCCGAAGGGCATCGTGAAGATGCTCGACCTGCTGCGTCCGATCTACCGCAAGTCCGCCAGCGGCGGTCACTTCGGTCGTCCGGAGCCGGAATTCTCCTGGGAGAAGACCGACCGGGCCGATGCGCTGCGTCAGGCCGCGGCATCTGCGGCGGAATAA
- a CDS encoding aminotransferase class V-fold PLP-dependent enzyme encodes MTITNASLHADTPIADRGAPFPSDLSAAIRDRFHHVDACPITGKSRIFFESGGGSLKLKAAIAANADISAIPDQEGRDNPASAYLSEIIREARAGLWDFFGATEGQVIAGETGTELLYRFVRAVCLSRPAGPVLSSALEHPATFDSARQWAERTGRQWIDVGLDAQTGVVTPDHYAAAVTPDTCLATIVHTSPLTGMRVDLPAIVSAIRAVAPDCFIVIDGIQHAPHGALDVAASGADAYVFSPYKTYSRVSAGFAWMADRLIALPHERMLGAPESLWEFGTRDMGMHAAQSAVIAYFEWLAEQVGPVATDRRARLLAAGAAMAGHERALIHCLMHGDGEHAGLADIPAVRLIGPMDSPAREGIVSFTVDGLSAPDVVAQLAEHGIRIHARKNDAYSGHLLNALGMQDCVRVSLCHYNTAEEVSALLGAMVTIVR; translated from the coding sequence ATGACGATCACGAACGCCAGCCTGCATGCCGACACGCCCATTGCCGATCGCGGCGCCCCGTTTCCGTCCGACCTGTCGGCGGCCATCCGCGACCGGTTTCACCATGTCGATGCCTGTCCGATCACCGGCAAGTCCCGGATCTTTTTCGAAAGCGGAGGCGGATCGCTGAAACTCAAGGCCGCGATCGCCGCCAACGCCGACATCTCGGCCATTCCGGACCAGGAAGGCCGCGACAACCCGGCCTCGGCGTATCTGAGCGAGATCATCCGCGAGGCGCGCGCGGGGCTGTGGGACTTCTTCGGCGCGACGGAAGGCCAGGTCATCGCGGGCGAAACGGGCACGGAACTGCTTTACCGCTTCGTGCGGGCGGTGTGCCTTTCGCGGCCGGCGGGGCCGGTGCTGTCGTCGGCGCTGGAGCACCCCGCAACCTTCGACAGCGCCCGGCAATGGGCCGAGCGGACCGGCCGGCAGTGGATCGATGTCGGTCTCGATGCGCAGACGGGCGTGGTGACGCCGGATCACTATGCCGCCGCCGTGACGCCGGACACCTGTCTGGCGACGATCGTTCACACCAGCCCGCTGACCGGCATGCGGGTCGATCTGCCCGCCATCGTCAGTGCCATCCGGGCCGTGGCGCCGGATTGCTTCATTGTCATCGACGGCATTCAGCACGCGCCGCACGGGGCGCTGGACGTGGCCGCCAGCGGCGCCGACGCCTATGTGTTCTCGCCGTACAAGACCTATTCCCGCGTCTCGGCCGGCTTTGCCTGGATGGCCGATCGGCTGATCGCCCTGCCGCACGAACGGATGCTGGGGGCGCCGGAGAGCCTGTGGGAGTTCGGTACCCGCGATATGGGCATGCACGCGGCGCAGTCGGCGGTGATCGCCTATTTCGAATGGCTGGCGGAGCAGGTGGGGCCGGTGGCCACCGACCGCCGTGCGCGGCTGTTGGCGGCGGGCGCGGCCATGGCGGGGCACGAGCGCGCGCTGATCCATTGCCTGATGCATGGTGATGGCGAACATGCCGGTCTGGCCGATATCCCGGCGGTGCGCCTGATCGGGCCGATGGACAGCCCGGCGCGCGAGGGCATCGTGTCGTTCACCGTCGATGGCCTGTCAGCGCCGGATGTCGTCGCCCAACTGGCCGAACACGGCATTCGCATCCACGCGCGCAAGAACGACGCCTATTCCGGCCACCTGCTGAACGCGCTGGGCATGCAGGATTGCGTGCGGGTATCGCTGTGCCACTACAACACGGCCGAAGAGGTCTCGGCGTTGCTCGGAGCGATGGTGACGATCGTGCGATAG
- a CDS encoding hydantoinase B/oxoprolinase family protein produces the protein MTDKLDAVSTGIMWDRLIAITDEIQTAIVRSAFSVGVREAWDLACIIFDAEGRSIAQATLSMPAFIGTAPLTMAHMLARFPAETLAPGDVLATNDPWLGTGHTPDICVARPVFRDGRVVAFVMTITHLPDIGGAGLNIANPDLHHEGIILPICKLYEAGRPDALVHDLVRLNVRSVDEVMGDIEANVVGTDVGARLIGEFMDDYALDDLAPLADAIIGQSEAALRARLSAIPDGRYDGAVRLEGVDDDVDIVCSVTIEGDRATVDFEGTGPMVASAINVPFCYTRSFTTYALKCLLIPGIPNNQGAIRPITVTAPEGCILNARKPAPTGGRHTVGWFIVPAIFGALAPVLGDAVQADAGMASLMLVTAASPSGRDVVTQYFLAGGLGAMCGKDGQTAVPFPTNNAVVATEIFERETGIRVLYRRLIPDTGGIGRWRGGLGQEARLCNHGPGTATIDIFGLRTRFPARGFDGGGNGARRVFLVNDVPIPPKGRFRLATGDTLTIREAGGGGFGDPHQRDPAAVAEDIAWGRVSTEAALRDYGVRVDPETGTTHRQD, from the coding sequence GTGACCGACAAACTTGACGCCGTCAGCACCGGGATCATGTGGGACCGGCTGATCGCCATCACCGACGAGATCCAGACCGCGATCGTGCGCTCGGCTTTTTCCGTCGGGGTGCGCGAGGCGTGGGATCTGGCCTGCATCATCTTCGACGCCGAGGGCCGGTCGATCGCGCAGGCGACCCTGTCGATGCCGGCCTTCATCGGCACCGCGCCGCTGACCATGGCCCATATGCTGGCGCGATTCCCGGCGGAAACGCTGGCGCCGGGCGACGTGCTGGCGACCAACGACCCCTGGCTGGGCACCGGTCACACGCCGGATATCTGCGTCGCCCGGCCCGTGTTTCGCGACGGGCGGGTCGTTGCCTTCGTCATGACGATCACGCATCTGCCGGATATCGGCGGTGCGGGGCTGAATATCGCCAATCCCGACCTGCATCACGAAGGCATCATTCTGCCGATCTGCAAGCTTTACGAGGCCGGCCGGCCGGATGCCCTGGTGCACGACCTGGTCCGGCTGAACGTCCGCTCGGTGGACGAGGTGATGGGCGACATCGAGGCCAATGTCGTCGGCACCGATGTCGGCGCCCGGCTGATCGGCGAATTCATGGACGATTATGCCCTGGATGATCTGGCGCCGTTGGCCGACGCGATCATCGGGCAATCGGAGGCCGCCCTGCGTGCCCGGCTTTCGGCGATCCCCGACGGCCGTTATGACGGCGCCGTCCGGCTGGAGGGCGTCGACGACGATGTCGATATCGTCTGTTCGGTGACGATCGAGGGCGACCGTGCGACGGTTGATTTCGAGGGCACCGGGCCGATGGTGGCCAGCGCCATCAATGTGCCGTTCTGTTATACGCGATCCTTCACCACCTATGCGCTGAAATGCCTGTTGATCCCGGGCATCCCCAACAATCAGGGCGCCATCCGGCCGATCACGGTGACCGCGCCTGAAGGGTGTATCCTGAATGCCCGCAAGCCCGCCCCGACCGGCGGCCGCCATACGGTCGGCTGGTTCATCGTACCGGCGATCTTCGGCGCGTTGGCACCGGTGCTGGGCGACGCGGTGCAGGCCGATGCCGGCATGGCCTCGCTGATGCTCGTCACGGCTGCTTCGCCCAGCGGGCGCGACGTGGTCACTCAGTATTTTCTGGCAGGCGGATTGGGCGCGATGTGCGGCAAGGATGGCCAGACAGCCGTGCCGTTCCCGACCAACAACGCCGTGGTCGCCACCGAGATCTTCGAGCGGGAAACCGGCATCAGGGTGCTTTACCGCCGCCTGATCCCGGACACTGGCGGCATCGGTCGATGGCGCGGCGGACTGGGCCAGGAAGCCAGACTGTGCAACCACGGGCCGGGAACGGCGACCATCGACATTTTCGGGCTGCGGACACGCTTTCCCGCCCGGGGCTTCGACGGCGGCGGCAACGGCGCGCGGCGCGTTTTTCTGGTCAATGATGTTCCCATCCCGCCAAAGGGCCGGTTCCGGCTGGCCACGGGCGACACGCTGACCATCCGCGAAGCCGGCGGCGGCGGCTTCGGCGATCCGCATCAGCGCGATCCCGCAGCCGTGGCCGAGGATATTGCCTGGGGCCGGGTCTCGACCGAGGCCGCGCTCCGCGACTATGGTGTTCGGGTCGATCCCGAGACCGGCACGACGCACCGTCAAGATTGA